The following DNA comes from Cellulophaga sp. HaHa_2_95.
CAGATACACTCATCCGTGCAGATTTTGATTTAGACAAAGAAGCCGATAGTGTTATTTGGACCAAAAGAGTAGATAATCCGTCTGCCTATGGTGTAGTTAATCTTAATGATAAAGACGAAATCGTAGAATTGGTTGAAAAACCAGAGACCTTTGTAAGTGACCAAGCGGTTATTGGAATTTATTACTTTAAAGATGTAGCCGTTCTTAAAAACGAATTGCAGTATGTTTTAGATCACAATATCATTAATGGTGGTGAATACCAAATTAATGATGGCATTAAGCGTATGATGGCTGATGGCAAGGTATTTAAAACAGGTACGGTAACAGAATGGATGGATTGTGGAAACAAAGCTGTAACGATAGAAACCAACCAACGTATGCTAGGTTTTCTTGAAAAAGATGGCGAACCACTAGTTGCTACTTCTGCCACTTTAGAAAATGCAAATATCATAGCACCCTGCTTTATAGGCGAAAATGTAGTGCTAAAAAATACTACTGTCGGTCCGTTTGTTTCTATTGGCAACAATACGGTTATTAAAAATTCAACTGTTAAGAATAGCTTAATACAGACCAATACTAGAATTTCAAATGCTAACTTAGACAATGCTATGATAGGAAATCATGTGGTCTTTAATGGTGATTTTGAATCGATAAGTATTGGTGATTATTCGGTATTAGAATAATCAGATTAAAAATAAACAACACTAGCCTTCTCTTGAACACGGAAGGCTAGCTTGTACTAAAATATATGAAAAGAAAGTTTTTGCTTACTTATAGTTTTATAGGGATTTTAATGATCTCGAACCTAAGTATTGCGCAAA
Coding sequences within:
- a CDS encoding sugar nucleotidyltransferase, with product MKIIVPMAGRGSRLRPHSLTVPKPLIPVAGKPIVHRLVSDIVGVLNQPIEEIAFILGDPAFFGDDVVESLKALAVELGAKPTIYRQLDPKGTGHAIMCAEPSLSGPAVIAYADTLIRADFDLDKEADSVIWTKRVDNPSAYGVVNLNDKDEIVELVEKPETFVSDQAVIGIYYFKDVAVLKNELQYVLDHNIINGGEYQINDGIKRMMADGKVFKTGTVTEWMDCGNKAVTIETNQRMLGFLEKDGEPLVATSATLENANIIAPCFIGENVVLKNTTVGPFVSIGNNTVIKNSTVKNSLIQTNTRISNANLDNAMIGNHVVFNGDFESISIGDYSVLE